One segment of Rosa chinensis cultivar Old Blush chromosome 6, RchiOBHm-V2, whole genome shotgun sequence DNA contains the following:
- the LOC112172738 gene encoding CLAVATA3/ESR (CLE)-related protein 41 produces MDIEPLWALGGWFLLPNCMASAPKSISESHTTSTKLHPLILSLTVVFILLLLVTPLSNPSSMASKRLLLADTTTTTTTNLQPKKAKNSHTSTSSTSTRARSEFGAEAHEVPSGPNPISN; encoded by the coding sequence GAACCCTTGTGGGCTCTTGGGGGGtggtttcttcttccaaattgcaTGGCCTCAGCACCTAAATCCATCTCTGAATCCCACACAACATCAACAAAGTTACACCCTTTGATTCTCTCTCTTACCGTTGTTTTCATTTTGCTCCTTCTTGTCACTCCATTATCAAACCCATCATCAATGGCATCGAAAAGGCTTCTCTTGGCCgatactactactactactaccacAAATTTGCAGCCAAAGAAAGCCAAGAACTCGCACACGAGTACTTCTTCAACTTCGACTAGAGCAAGATCAGAGTTTGGAGCTGAAGCTCATGAAGTTCCTAGTGGTCCAAACCCCATATCAAACTAG